A genomic window from Malassezia vespertilionis chromosome 6, complete sequence includes:
- the GCV2 gene encoding glycine dehydrogenase (aminomethyl-transferring) (EggNog:ENOG503NWQC; COG:E; BUSCO:EOG09260DBG) yields the protein MQTFAAMVLVQSHGALRVLARGSRAMLKPVAPFSMARFAVRAHNPACTTSRRLFATEDQQRRSDVQRLDIPSASASIYTPQDTFLHRHIGPRAEQVDHMLKKLGYNTLDEFVAETVPSEVRLEQTDKLVNLIPPMSESEAMHRGNEIAAQNKQFRSYIGMGYNNTIVPAVVMRNVLENPAWYTSYTPYQPEISQGRLESLLNYQTLVKSLTGLDIANASLLDEGTAAAEGMILAFNNVKSKKRNLFLVDENVLPQTLAVLKGRATGFGIEIAQAPLQANGKAGLPADIESDRIMGVLVQYPNVNGEIIDWAPLAKEVKANDALLIAATDLLALTMITPPGEWGADIAVGNSARFGVPLGYGGPHAGFFAASDALKRRLPGRLIGVSRDANGNPAYRLALQTREQHIRREKATSNICTAQALLANLTAMYAVYHGPQGLRRIAAKVHSLTRVLKKELERLGYHLLNKDGAFFDTITVEVDDAARVLDEGVKAGINLRPVSDKRVGVSFDETVELQDVCDVVNVFARANGGKQVGAQDLVNASEEMQLRASDFDTLAIKPDDGSVDLARTTPFLQQPVFNQHRSETSMLRYIHTLQNKDLSLVHAMVPLGSCTMKLNSTASMSLLSNPSIGGIHPFVPLDQAQGYQTLIKELEHDLSILTGFPAISLQPNSGAQGEFAGLSVIRAYLNAQGQQHRNICLIPTSAHGTNPASAVMAGMKVVSVKNLADGTIDLEDLKAKAEKHKDHLAATMITEPGTTGIYFPKIKEAFDVVHKNGGLVYLDGANFQAQVGLTNPVVMGADVTHLNLHKTFSIPHGGGGPGVGPIGVAAHLAPYLPGHPLVNTGGEHAIEPITSAPWGSASILTIAWAYIKMLGWTGLRTSTEIALLNANYVVNGIKDKYKVKYVGKHGNVAHELLVDVADYQSLGLTVMDFAKRLMDYGFHPPTCSWPISTGLLIEITESEPLEEVERLIEALLCIAQEAEEIRNGKQPKDNNLLKMAPHTMETISSDEWDRPYSRERAAFPVKGLRTNKFWPSVSRIDDAFGDRNLVCECGDVESYVEQ from the exons ATGC AAACCTTTGCCGCAATGGTCTTGGTTCAAAGCCACGGAGCGCTTCGTGTGCTTGCTCGTGGTAGCCGCGCAATGCTGAAGCCAGTAGCGCCTTTCTCGatggcgcgcttcgcagTGCGCGCTCATAACCCCGCATGCACTACTTCGCGGCGGCTGTTTGCCACAGAGgaccagcagcgccgctctgatgtgcagcgcctggatATTCCGAGTGCCAGTGCGTCGATTTACACTCCTCAAGATACTTTTCTGCACCGCCATATTGGGccccgcgccgagcaggtCGACCACATGCTGAAGAAGCTCGGTTACAACACACTGGACGAGTTTGTCGCGGAGACAGTTCCCTCCGAGGTCCGCCTGGAACAAACTGACAAGCTTGTTAATTTGATCCCTCCCATGTCCGAGTCGGAAGCGATGCACCGTGGAAACGAGATTGCAGCACAAAACAAGCAGTTTCGCTCCTACATTGGTATGGGCTACAACAACACCATCGTGCCTGCCGTGGTGATGCGCAATGTGCTCGAGAACCCCGCGTGGTACACGAGCTACACGCCCTACCAGCCCGAGATTTCGCAGGGCCGCCTTGAATCCTTGCTTAACTACCAGACCTTGGTGAAGTCGCTCACCGGCCTCGACATTGCTAACGCGTCCCTCTTGGATGAAGGcactgccgctgccgaggGCATGATTCTCGCGTTTAACAACGTCAAGAGCAAGAAGAGGAATTTGTTTCTGGTCGATGAAAACGTTTTGCCGCAGACTTTGGCGGTGCTCAAAGGCCGTGCCACTGGGTTCGGCATCGAGattgcgcaagcaccatTGCAAGCCAACGGCAAAGCAGGCCTCCCTGCTGACATCGAAAGCGACCGCATCATGGGTGTGCTTGTACAGTACCCCAACGTAAACGGCGAAATAATCGACTGGGCTCCTCTGGCGAAAGAGGTCAAGGCAAACGACGCACTGCTCATTGCTGCCACGGATTTGCTCGCTCTCACCATGATCACCCCTCCAGGCGAATGGGGTGCAGATATCGCTGTTGGCAACTCGGCGCGTTtcggcgtgccgcttgGCTACGGCGGCCCCCACGCCGGCTTCTTTGccgcaagcgacgcgctgaAACGCCGTTTGCCTGGCCGTTTGATTGGTGTAAGCCGCGATGCGAACGGCAATCCCGCGTatcgtcttgcgcttcaAACGCGTGAGCAGCATATTCGCCGCGAGAAGGCCACCTCCAACatttgcacggcgcaggcgctccTGGCCAACTTGACGGCGATGTATGCAGTGTACCATGGCCCCCAAGGCCTGCGCCGTATTGCAGCCAAGGTACACAGCCTAACACGTGTTCTAAAGaaggagctcgagcgtcTTGGCTACCATTTGCTGAACAAGGACGGCGCCTTTTTCGACACGATCACGGTCGAAGTCGACGACGCCGCCCGCGTTTTGGACGAGGGTGTTAAGGCTGGCATTAACCTTCGCCCCGTCTCTGACAAGCGCGTGGGTGTTTCTTTTGACGAAACGGTCGAGCTGCAGGACGTTTGCGACGTGGTCAAtgtgtttgcgcgcgcgaatggcGGCAAGCAAGTTGGCGCCCAAGACCTCGTGAACGCGTCGGAAGAGATGCAACTGCGTGCTAGCGACTTTGATACCCTCGCCATCAAGCCTGATGATGGCTCGGTAGACCTTGCGCGCACCACTCCctttttgcagcagccCGTTTTTAATCAGCATCGCTCCGAGACCAGCATGCTGCGCTACATCCACACCCTCCAGAACAAGGACCTCTCTTTGGTACATGCCATGGTTCCGCTCGGCTCGTGCACGATGAAGCTGAACAGCACTGCAAGCATGTCGCTCCTCTCGAACCCCAGCATCGGCGGCATCCATCCGTTTGTTCCCCTGGACCAGGCGCAAGGGTATCAGACGCTGATCAAGGAGCTTGAGCACGATCTCAGCATCCTTACGGGCTTCCCCGCCATCTCTTTGCAACCCAACTCGGGCGCACAAGGCGAGTTTGCTGGTCTTTCGGTCATCCGCGCCTACTTGAACGCCCAGGGCCAACAGCACCGCAACATTTGCTTGATTCCCACTAGTGCCCACGGCACGAACCCAGCGTCGGCAGTCATGGCAGGCATGAAAGTTGTGTCGGTCAAGAACCTCGCTGACGGCACCATTGATCTGGAGGACTTGAAGGCCAAGGCTGAGAAGCACAAGGACCATCTTGCCGCGACGATGATTACCGAGCCCGGCACGACGGGCATCTATTTCCCCAAGATCAAAGAGGCGTTTGACGTTGTTCACAAAAATGGCGGTCTCGTGTACCTCGATGGCGCCAACTTCCAAGCGCAGGTCGGCCTCACGAATCCCGTAGTAATGGGTGCGGACGTGACGCACTTGAACTTGCACAAGACGTTTAGCATTCCCCATGGCGGTGGCGGTCCAGGCGTTGGACCGATTGGTGTGGCTGCACACCTTGCGCCGTATTTGCCGGGCCATCCCCTGGTCAATACGGGCGGCGAGCACGCGATTGAGCCTATTACATCCGCCCCGTGGGGCTCCGCATCGATTTTGACAATTGCTTGGGCGTATATCAAGATGCTCGGCTGGACAGGCCTGCGTACTTCCACCGAGATTGCCTTGCTTAACGCAAACTATGTTGTCAATGGGATCAAGGACAAGTACAAGGTCAAGTATGTGGGCAAGCATGGCAACGTTGCCCACGAGCTCCTCGTGGATGTGGCCGACTACCAGTCGCTGGGCTTGACCGTGATGGACTTTGCCAAACGTTTGATGGACTATGGCTTTCATCCCCCTACCTGTTCCTGGCCTATCTCCACAGGCCTCTTGATCGAGATTACAGAGAGCGAGCCGTTGGAAGAGGTTGAACGTTTGATTgaagcgcttctttgcaTTGCCCAAGAAGCCGAGGAAATCAGAAACGGCAAGCAGCCCAAAGACAACAATTTGCTGAAGATGGCGCCACACACGATGGAGACAATCAGTTCCGACGAGTGGGACCGTCCGTACTCGCGCGAACGTGCGGCATTCCCCGTGAAAGGCCTGCGTACCAACAAGTTCTGGCCCTCTGTGTCACGCATTGACGACGCCTTTGGCGACCGCAACCTCGTATGCGAGTGCGGCGACGTGGAGTCGTACGTGGAACAGTAA
- the hxk1 gene encoding hexokinase (COG:G; EggNog:ENOG503NW32), with product MLEDKNISSYSRSSNCFEKPHAQEDILEQKRTELEDMFTVSADMLKTITQDFIQSLKDGLEKKDQTVPMFPAFVFGWPTGKETGHYLSLDLGGTNLRVCLVDLKGDGKFDITQSKFRLTDEQKHQDGKDLFDFCAKCVKDFVNKHFGSSSSIKDPISLGFTFSYPMVQEKIDHGKLVRWTKGFDNPNTEGKDCAEMLRASLKRFDVPVHLTSIINDTTGTLIASNYVSSDSKIACIFGTGCNAAYMEHVSNIPKLKGFDIPEDTDMAINCEYGAFGSYGSPVLEPVRTKYDEYIDSHSNKPSEQMYEKMISGMYLGEIFRLILCDLVDDGVLFLGQNTYKIEKPFVFDTAFLSLIESDPTDELLTVMGLFSYFFNLDTEIKERLFFRRVAQLIGLRSARLSACGISAIALKMGYDKEGCHVGCDGSLYSKYPGFADRLHEALVDIIGEGGRKIHSRQAEDGSGAGSAVIAAMTKARKEAGHIAHR from the coding sequence ATGTTGGAGGACAAAAATATCTCGAGTTACAGCCGCTCGAGCAACTGCTTTGAGAAACCTCATGCACAGGAGGATATTCTCGAGCAGAAGCGTACCGAGCTGGAGGATATGTTTACCGTATCTGCCGACATGCTGAAAACCATCACGCAAGACTTTATCCAGTCGCTGAAAGATGGTCTCGAGAAGAAGGACCAGACGGTGCCCATGTTCCCGGCTTTCGTGTTTGGTTGGCCCACAGGGAAAGAGACCGGCCACTACCTTTCACTCGACCTTGGCGGTACGAATTTGCGTGTGTGTCTGGTCGACCTCAAGGGCGACGGCAAGTTTGACATTACGCAGTCCAAATTCCGCCTCACAGACGAGCAGAAGCATCAAGACGGAAAAGATTTGTTTGACTTTTGCGCTAAGTGTGTCAAAGACTTTGTGAACAAGCACTTTgggtcgagcagctcgatcAAGGACCCGATTTCGCTCGGGTTCACGTTCAGTTACCCCATGGTCCAAGAAAAGATTGACCATGGTAAGCTGGTACGCTGGACCAAAGGGTTTGACAATCCCAACACGGAGGGCAAAGACTGTGCCGAAATGCTGCGTGCGAGTTTGAAGCGCTTCGATGTGCCTGTGCACCTTACTTCGATCATTAACGACACCACCGGTACACTGATTGCCTCGAACTACGTGAGCAGTGACAGCAAAATTGCGTGCATTTTTGGCACGGGCTGCAATGCCGCGTACATGGAACATGTCAGCAATATCCCCAAGCTAAAGGGCTTTGACATTCCTGAGGATACAGATATGGCGATCAACTGCGAGTACGGTGCGTTTGGCTCCTACGGGTCTCCAGTTCTCGAACCTGTGCGTACCAAGTACGATGAATATATCGACTCCCATTCGAATAAGCCGAGCGAGCAAATGTACGAAAAGATGATTTCCGGCATGTATCTTGGCGAGATTTTCCGGCTCATTCTCTGCGATCTTGTGGACGACGGCGTGCTTTTCCTGGGCCAAAACACGTACAAGATCGAAAAGCCGTTTGTCTTTGACACTGCCTTTTTGTCCTTGATTGAGTCGGATCCCACGGATGAGCTGCTGACCGTTATGGGTCTCTTTTCTTACTTTTTCAATCTCGACACTGAGATCAAGGAGCGCCTTTTCTTCCGCAGGGTTGCCCAGCTTATCGGTCTTCGCTCTGCGCGCCTCAGCGCCTGTGGTATTTCGGCCATTGCACTCAAGATGGGTTATGATAAGGAGGGCTGTCATGTTGGCTGCGACGGCAGTCTGTACTCCAAGTACCCAGGCTTTGCCGATCGCTTGCACGAGGCCCTCGTCGATATCATCGGCGAGGGTGGCCGCAAGATTCACTCGCGCCAGGCCGAAGATGGATCCGGCGCTGGGTCTGCTGTGATCGCTGCCATGACCAAGGCGCGGAAAGAAGCCGGGCACATTGCACACCGTTAG
- a CDS encoding uncharacterized protein (EggNog:ENOG503NUM6; COG:H), with product MTTQEVDTLVIGAGPTGLGASKRLHQLNLGSWTLVDANNEAGGLASTDVTQEGFLFDVGGHVIFSHYAYFDDVLNEALPEKDDWYEHQRVSYVRSRDVWVPYPYQNNISVLPTDDQVKCIDGMIDAMELRAQSTLSPKTFDEWIMRMMGIGLADLFMRPYNFKVWAVPTTMMQCKWLGERVAAPSLKMVVNNTLNHKVAGNWGPNATFKFPARDGTGGIWKAVAKTLPQDKLQFNKKVVKVDADGHVAHFLDGSSIKYKHLVTTMGLDYLVNHLEGLDDATKHLLQQTAKDKLVYSSTHVVGIGIRGELPNRIGDKCWLYFPERDCPFYRATIFSNYSPHNCPQEGTKLPTLSYADPEHGEPSKEAQDGPYWSLMLEISESHLKPVNNDTVLEDTIRGCINTQLLLPDSEIVSTYHRKFTPGYPTPSLERDDALNEILPVLQERFDILSRGRFGSWKYEVGNQDHSFMLGVEAVDRALLGAPEMTLLSPDFVNGRRNNERRLNV from the exons ATGACCACGCAAGAAGTAGACACACTCGTTATTGGTGCTG GTCCCACCGGTCTCGGTGCTTCAAAACGTTTGCATCAACTG AACCTTGGTTCTTGGACCCTTGTTGATGCCAACAATGAAGCCGGAGGCCTTGCATCTACTGATGTTACGCAGGAGGGTTTCTTGTTCGACGTCGGTGGTCACGTTATTTTCTCGCACTATGCATACTTTGACGACGTCTTGAACGAGGCTCTTCCTGAAAAGGACGATTGGTATGAGCACCAGCGTGTATCGTACGTACGCAGCCGCGACGTCTGGGTGCCGTACCCCTACCAAAATAATATTTCTGTGCTTCCTACAGACGACCAAGTGAAATGCATTGACGGCATGATCGACGCTATGGAgctccgcgcgcaatcGACCCTGTCGCCAAAAACTTTTGACGAATGGATCATGCGCATGATGGGTATTGGCCTTGCGGACCTGTTCATGCGCCCATACAACTTCAAGGTATGGGCAGTTCCCACGACGATGATGCAGTGCAAGtggctcggcgagcgcgtggcAGCTCCCAGCCTAAAGATGGTGGTTAACAACACGCTAAACCACAAGGTTGCGGGAAACTGGGGTCCCAACGCCACCTTCAAGTTCCCTGCGCGTGACGGTACGGGTGGTATCTGGAAAGCAGTTGCCAAGACCCTGCCCCAGGACAAGTTACAGTTCAATAAGAAGGTGGTCAAGGTCGATGCAGATGGCCACGTCGCGCATTTCCTTGACGGTTCTTCCATTAAGTACAAGCATTTGGTGACGACCATGGGTCTTGACTATCTCGTGAACCACCTTGAGGGACTGGATGATGCCACCAAACACCTGTTGCAACAGACTGCCAAGGACAAGCTTGTATATTCTTCTACCCACGTTGTTGGCATCGGTATTCGTGGAGAGCTGCCGAACCGCATTGGCGACAAGTGCTGGCTGTACTTCCCCGAGCGCGACTGTCCATTCTACCGCGCGACTATATTCTCAAACTACAGCCCACACAATTGCCCACAGGAGGGCACCAAGCTGCCGACGCTTTCGTACGCAGATCCTGAGCATGGTGAACCTTCGAAAGAGGCTCAAGATGGCCCTTACTGGTCGCTCATGCTGGAGATCTCCGAGTCGCACCTTAAGCCAGTCAATAACGACACCGTGCTTGAAGACACGATTCGCGGATGCATCAacacgcagctgctcctgcCCGACAGCGAGATTGTGAGCACCTACCACCGCAAGTTCACTCCGGGCTATCCCACTCCCAGtctggagcgcgacgatgcgctcaaCGAGATTCTTCCGgtgctgcaggagcgcTTCGACATTCTCAGTCGCGGCCGCTTCGGCTCCTGGAAGTATGAGGTCGGAAATCAAGACCACTCGTTTATGCTCGGTGTCGAGGCCGTCGACCGGGCCCTTCTAGGTGCCCCCGAAATGACGCTCCTGTCCCCCGACTTTGTCAACGGCCGCCGCAACAACGAGCGACGGCTCAACGTGTAA
- the BUR1 gene encoding [pyruvate dehydrogenase (acetyl-transferring)] kinase (EggNog:ENOG503NU5C; COG:D), with protein MARDDPHWRPSARGYRRDDRSPARGGYQGYRARSRSPPRGEGHRTFLRRSPSRSPRARRRPSSPYSRSGERRNDDRGMRSWDYDERSNDGWPRNRDHVYERPRPRPAPYHLDEPQETRVRPLAYTDSPTVREPRRMPPRPDSRGDTGPPRRTSRPESFQPPEPEPEPVRPKLNVPIKVRKGPRPGTLARRNRVKPAPLKERRFVGCSTLDQYDLTVKLGQGTFGEVKQGKQVTTGRDVALKKVTIYEARDGMPITALREIKLLKALHHPHIVPVIDMAYKPATERGKMGDVYMVEPYMDHDLNGLLDNPDIHLQMNQIKLYMRELLEGTLHMHKNHILHRDMKAANLLIDNEGQLQIADFGLARPFHDPTQAWRGRGWKGSSQNYTDMVVTRWYRPPELLAGQRNYGPPVDMWGVGCILAEMVTGKPIFKGASEINQLELIAALCGSPNEDNFPGWSKLPGVKNATSSGRPDTNPNTVGRHDFGRHPRIVKQHFTSTVDVGRECADLIDRLLTLDPRKRLTAAEALEHEWFWTKPYPADPASLPKYTPSKEIDRNKRDRKVPRQANPAPLPLQPPLPLPPQQAVGSAAYPAMPRIPIASKPRSYDRPNDQGWYNPSHGTRDSRGPSKHY; from the exons atggcgcgcgacgaccCGCACTGGAGGCCCAGTGCGCGGGGCTACCGACGTGACGATCGGTCtcctgctcgaggaggGTACCAAGGTTACcgtgcacgctcgcgctcgccaccGCGTGGCGAAGGCCATCGCACGTTTTTGCGTCGTTCGCCGAGCCgttcgccgcgcgcgagacgaCGTCCTTCTTCTCCGTACAGCCGCAGTGGCGAGCGTAGGAACGACGACCGGGGGATGCGCTCGTGGGATTATGATGAACGCTCGAATGATGGATGGCCGCGAAATCGTGATCATGTATACGAGCGGCCACGGCCACGTCCTGCGCCGTACCATCTGGACGAGCCGCAGGagacgcgcgtgcgcccTTTGGCTTACACAGACTCTCCTACCGTGCGCGAGCCACGGAggatgccgccgcgccccgattcgcgcggcgacaCAGGGCCACCGCGGCGGACGAGTCGTCCGGAGTCGTTCCAGCCGCCGGAGCCGGAGCCGGAGCCTGTGCGCCCCAAGCTCAATGTCCCGATCAAGGTGCGCAAAGGGCCCAGACCGGGTACACTTGCACGGCGGAACCGTGTCAAGCCAGCACCGCTAAAGGAGCGCCGGTTTGTGGGGTGCAGCACACTGGACCAGTACGATCTCACTGTCAAGCTTGGCCAGGGTACGTTTGGTGAGGTGAAGCAAGGAAAACAGGTGACTACGGGAAGGGATGTTGCTCTCAAAAAGGTTACGATTtacgaggcgcgcgacggaaTGCCGATTACTGCATTGCGTGAGATCAAACTGCTTAAAGCACTGCATCATCCGCACATCGTCCCTGTCATCGATATGGCGTACAAGCCAGCAacagagcgcggcaagatgGGCGACGTGTATATGGTCGAGCCATACATGGACCACGACCTGAATGGGCTGCTGGACAACCCGGATATTCACCTACAAATGAATCAGATCAAGCTGTACATGCGGGAGCTGCTCGAAGGCACCTTGCACATGCACAAGAATCATATCCTACACCGCGATATGAAGGCGGCCAATCTGCTCATCGACAACGAGGGCCAGCTTCAAATCGCCGATTTTGGTCTTGCGCGGCCGTTCCACGATCCGACACAGGCATGGCGTGGGCGGGGTTGGAAGGGGAGTAGCCAAAACTACACAGATATGGTGGTCACACGATGGTACAGGCCGCCGGAGCTGCTGGCGGGGCAGCGTAACTACGGGCCGCCTGTCGATATGTGGGGCGTCGGCTGCATTCTCGCCGAAATGGTGACTGGGAAGCCCATTTTCAAGGGGGCTTCTGAGATCAATCAGCTCGAGCTGATTGCAGCGCTCTGTGGCTCGCCCAACGAAGACAACTTTCCTGGCTGGTCCAAATTGCCAGGGGTGAAGAATGCCACTTCGTCGGGGCGACCCGATACGAACCCCAATACAGTAGGACGCCATGACTTTGGCAGGCACCCGCGCATTGTCAAGCAGCATTTTACATCGACGGTCGACGTGGGGCGCGAGTGTGCGGATCTGATCGACAGATTGCTCACGCTGGACCCACGCAAACGCCTTACTGCTGCCGAAGCACTCGAGCACGAATGGTTCTGGACAAAGCCGTATCCCGCGGACCCAGCTTC CTTGCCCAAGTATACGCCGTCGAAGGAAATCGACCGCAACAAGCGCGATCGCAAAGTGCCGAGACAAGCGAATCCTGCGCCCTTGCCTTTGCAGCCGCCCTtgcctttgccgccgcagcaagcCGTGGGAAGTGCAGCGTACCCGGCAATGCCCAGGATACCTATTGCATCCAAGCCGCGATCCTACGATCGGCCAAATGACCAGGGATGGTACAATCCATCACACGGAACGCGCGATAGTCGCGGTCCATCCAAGCACTACTAA
- the SLU7 gene encoding mRNA splicing protein (COG:A; EggNog:ENOG503NWMQ; BUSCO:EOG09262NNS) has translation MSSAGKLSREEYRQQKELEAARKAGTAPPARDDDGREINPHIPHFMLKAPWYMDAGKPSLKHQRKQEACKEEAGLDDWYVRGAVAGPSAGKYRKGACENCGSMSHKTKDCLERPRKRGAKWTGKDIRPDEVVQSLDKDFGYDAKRDRWNGYDPSMYKDVVHKYEAIEEERRRLREEEIDHQGDAEPAKKKEKKRSTDDAFDSSSSESEDDEKYAEKADMVGQGINTDTRVTVRNLRIREDRAKYLNDLNSDSAHYDPKTRSMRDAPYQGAAVGDFPFAGDGFQRAQSGTADMQKMQLFAWQAESRGNAAMHMQANPTVNEIQFKEFQQKNEQHLAESKSSILERYGGEEHLNMLPKELLGGQTEEYVEYSPAGHVIRGQERAKAKSRYEEDVYENNHTTVWGSWYEIADGAWGYACCHSTVFRSYCTGEAGIAAHASAAQTAT, from the coding sequence ATGTCGAGTGCAGGAAAGTTGTCTCGCGAGGAGTACAGGCAGCAAAAAGAGCTGGAGGCGGCACGCAAAGCTGGAACAGCCCCCCCTGCACGCGATGATGATGGACGTGAGATCAATCCCCACATACCACACTTTATGCTCAAAGCGCCATGGTACATGGACGCTGGCAAACCTTCGCTGAAGCACCAGCGAAAGCAGGAAGCCTGCAAAGAAGAGGCCGGTTTGGACGATTGGTAcgtccgcggcgcggttgCAGGTCCTTCCGCGGGCAAGTATCGCAAAGGCGCCTGCGAGAACTGCGGCTCGATGTCGCACAAGACAAAAGACTGTTTGGAGCGCCCAAGaaaacgcggcgcaaaatggACGGGGAAGGATATCCGGCCGGACGAGGTGGTGCAATCACTGGATAAGGATTTTGGCTACGATGCGAAACGCGATCGGTGGAATGGGTACGATCCGTCCATGTACAAAGACGTGGTGCACAAGTACGAAGCGATCGAGGAGGaacggcggcgcttgcgcgaggagGAAATCGACCACCAAGGCGATGCGGAGCCTGCAAAAAAGaaggaaaagaagcgcagcaCTGATGATGCTTTTgacagcagcagcagcgagTCGGAGGACGACGAGAAGTACGCAGAGAAGGCAGACATGGTCGGCCAGGGCATAAATACAGACACGCGGGTGACGGTGCGCAACCTGCGTATCCGCGAGGATCGTGCCAAGTATTTGAATGATCTGAATTCCGATTCTGCCCACTACGATCCAAAAACGCGGTCCATGCGCGATGCACCCTACCAGGGCGCCGCTGTAGGCGACTTTCCGTTTGCCGGTGATGGTTTCCAGCGCGCTCAGAGCGGTACGGCGGATATGCAAAAGATGCAGTTGTTTGCGTGGCAGGCAGAGTCGCGCGGCAACGCGGCCATGCACATGCAGGCGAATCCTACCGTGAACGAGATACAGTTCAAAGAGTTCCAGCAGAAAAATGAAcagcacctcgccgagTCGAAGAGCAGTATTTTGGAGCGGTACGGCGGCGAAGAGCATTTGAACATGCTCCCCAAAGAGCTGCTTGGGGGGCAGACGGAAGAGTATGTGGAATACAGCCCTGCAGGGCATGTTATTCGCGGTCAGGAACGCGCGAAGGCCAAGTCGCGCTACGAGGAGGACGTGTACGAAAACAACCACACCACGGTGTGGGGCTCGTGGTACGAAATAGCCGACGGTGCTTGGGGGTACGCATGCTGCCACAGTACCGTATTCCGTTCCTATTGCACGGGTGAAGCGGGAattgctgcgcatgcatcgGCCGCCCAGACTGCTACATAA
- a CDS encoding uncharacterized protein (EggNog:ENOG503P539; COG:J) — MLRALRALHAPTLRPKYAVRMPVRNGRWSAPTCLLTTSAVLAKKKKGGNDKAPPADVAPQLDLDAMEKTMNSAFQRCSENVQSIIGSLGRVDASLLDPVRVTLGKNSKPVFLDQVATVGVRDGMLIVTAYDESSVKHIERAIYSAKLDLTPRVAQDEEGVVLVPVPKPTGETRTLLVQKCVQACEHARVALRNARQTAQKQMKHDLDNKVVSKSEAQKESKKLEEISKQHKLAVDRLASELQKRLQH, encoded by the exons AtgctgcgtgcattgcgtgcGCTTCATGCGCCTACCCTGCGCCCTAAGTACGCAGTGCGCATGCCTGTACGCAACGGACGATGGTCTGCGCCCACATGCCTtttgacgacgagcgcggTTCTTGCAAAGAAGAAAAAAGGCGGCAACGACAAGGCGCCGCCAGCAGATGTTGCACCACAGCTCGACTTGGATGCTATGGAAAAGACGATGAACTCGGCGTTCCAGCGATGCAGTGAGAACGTACAGTCGATAATAGGATCATTGGGTCGTGTAGATGCGTCTCTCTTGGATCCAGTGCGCGTTACACTAGGGAAAAACAGTAAACCCGTCTTCCTCGACCAAGTCGCCACCGTCGGTGTGCGTGACGGGATGCTGATAGTCACCGCATATGACGAGAGT TCGGTCAAGCACATTGAGCGTGCTATTTACAGTGCCAAACTCGACCTTACGCCGCGTGTTGCGCAGGACGAGGAAGGCGTTGTGCTCGTGCCTGTGCCCAA ACCTACCGGAGAGACAAGAACTCTATTGGTGCAGAAATGTGTTCAGGCATGCGAGCATGCAAGAGTAgcactgcgcaatgcgcgccaaaccGCGCAGAAGCAAATGAAGCACGACCTGGACAACAAGGTGGTCAGCAAATCCGAGGCCCAGAAAGAGTCCAAAAAATTGGAAGAGATATCCAAGCAGCATAAGCTCGCCGTGGATCGCCTGGCATCCGAGTTGCAAAAGCGACTGCAGCACTAA
- the TAF9 gene encoding Transcription initiation factor TFIID subunit 9 (EggNog:ENOG503P2T1; COG:J) — MGIEDAEPAVLVQLMEFANRAHVLQDALVYADHSAARQGGNNVSIDDVQLAVQSRVNYSFSQPPPKEMILSLASSLNSVPLPPVSNRHGIRLPPPEHCLTNVNFSIVPNAPQTNFGDSVVQPDVAKDAHDLQGDTTMDDVTESMELGTKRALDEDEDYD, encoded by the exons ATGGGAATTGAGGACGCGGAGCCTGCCGTGCTTGTGCAACTGATGGAATTTGCTAATCGTGC CCACGTCCTACAGGATGCGCTGGTGTACGCGGATCATTCTGCGGCACGTCAGGGAGGGAACAATGTTTCGATTGACGATGTGCAGCTCGCAGTTCAGAGCCGTGTGAACTACAGCTTCTCGCAACCGCCGCCCAAGGAGATGATTCTCTCTCTGGCGTCGTCGCTCAACAGTGTTCCTTTGCCCCCGGTATCGAACCGCCATGGTATTCGCCTTCCTCCGCCAGAGCACTGCCTCACCAATGTCAACTTCTCTATCGTGCCTAACGCGCCGCAGACGAATTTCGGCGACTCGGTCGTCCAGCCGGACGTCGCCAAGGATGCGCATGATCTCCAGGGTGATACTACTATGGACGACGTGACAGAGTCCATGGAGCTCGGGACAAAGCGTGCCTTGGACGAAGATGAGGACTATGACTAG